In one window of Frigoriglobus tundricola DNA:
- a CDS encoding WD40 repeat domain-containing protein, which translates to MSVAIRPLILLLLIGVTAPPPAPAQPAPKPGADPTADDVKALKEKFAEEREQAVRAKFPAEMLGRADELVKRADAAAASANFKSAARHLRDARWQLPYLPPGLPEHVTRVLGESRMRHADRVNALAYSPDSTALASASRDFTVKVWDIGNGREIVTYRGHVDQPDDPTRSGTNPLGAADVAFHPKEQVIASAGGNQVHTWDAATGKLIKVLVNLGKTDKPIKAIAFSPDGQRLAVGSDDGVLRVVESDTGKEVFTSPPRNARIEKVAFSPNGKLVAVGDNNSQVAVYAPQGKGNALAMSVQGVDLGAVAGVAFTADGGAVFACGRDGKVRLTAGPAPDGTSAPATATKLREYVGHTGMVNGLAVTADGKFLVTGGEDKTVRVWDVASGKQLRSFQGHTDGVTAVAVRGDGRQLASASNDGAVRLWDLTTVDDHKALTDAKESLWALALSPDGKHLAAAGADKTIRVYATATGALEAALDAGAAVTALAFLPDGNRLAAGGGDKIVRIWDVAAKKVLKELPPNALAVLAVAASDDGKLVASGSADATVRGFDPESGKELWKWAARKAACGVAIRKGGTHVAVGLADGTLALLDVSGAAPKELSAQFAHTAGCACVAFSPTGHRLASVGGDGAIRVWSVDPNGALVQQHRFEGQATPTSSTGFAPLSAVGFSPDGRFVVAGGADTVVRIWDVQTKTEVRGLRGHTDWVTAVCFTPDGRYVASAAAEKDNTIRVFELSGLDPSSAAGGHMLAANAVAVSPNGKLVATAGKDQTIKVWDVASGSEVGTLVGNAEDPLALAFLSDNALVMGGRLPSRSTGQLHFWSTAPPRLSESVPTGEVYTIVPTADGKKIGVWAARPAVNDSLRTSAYEIYDAKGKLLSTYTDNKGRDVRSATFTPDLAWVVAGDATGGVQIFDVVKNERIGGNMPLFERGVGDIGVTADKKTIVATDDEGLVKVTEVKNGKLNVVAKGKAHKTGVRALLVAPTGKTFFTISNDRELKVWSLTDLKADALTELRSWTVPVTVNGAAYTPDGKSVVTANADGTAYVLELP; encoded by the coding sequence ATGTCGGTTGCTATTCGACCGCTCATCCTGCTGCTTCTGATCGGCGTCACCGCGCCCCCCCCGGCGCCGGCGCAGCCGGCACCCAAGCCGGGCGCCGACCCCACCGCCGACGACGTGAAGGCGCTCAAGGAGAAGTTCGCGGAGGAGCGCGAGCAGGCCGTGCGGGCGAAGTTCCCGGCCGAAATGCTCGGCCGGGCCGACGAGCTCGTGAAGCGGGCCGACGCCGCGGCCGCGAGCGCGAACTTCAAGTCCGCCGCGCGGCACCTGCGCGACGCCCGCTGGCAGCTCCCGTACCTGCCCCCCGGTCTGCCCGAGCACGTGACCCGCGTCCTCGGCGAGTCCCGGATGCGCCACGCGGACCGCGTCAACGCGCTCGCGTACAGCCCGGACAGCACCGCGCTCGCCAGCGCCAGCCGCGACTTCACCGTGAAGGTGTGGGACATCGGCAACGGGCGCGAGATCGTCACCTACCGCGGGCACGTCGATCAGCCCGACGACCCGACCCGGAGCGGCACCAACCCCCTCGGCGCCGCGGACGTCGCCTTCCACCCCAAGGAACAGGTGATCGCGTCCGCGGGCGGGAACCAGGTGCACACGTGGGACGCGGCCACCGGCAAGCTCATCAAGGTGCTGGTCAACCTGGGCAAGACCGACAAGCCGATCAAGGCGATCGCGTTCAGCCCGGACGGCCAACGGCTGGCCGTCGGGTCCGACGACGGCGTCCTTCGCGTGGTCGAGTCCGACACGGGCAAGGAGGTGTTCACCAGCCCGCCCCGGAACGCCCGCATCGAAAAGGTCGCGTTCAGCCCCAACGGCAAACTGGTCGCGGTGGGCGACAACAACTCCCAGGTCGCGGTGTACGCGCCGCAGGGCAAGGGGAACGCGCTCGCCATGAGCGTCCAGGGCGTCGACCTGGGTGCGGTGGCGGGCGTCGCGTTCACCGCGGACGGCGGCGCCGTGTTCGCCTGCGGGCGCGACGGCAAGGTCCGGCTCACCGCCGGGCCGGCCCCGGACGGCACATCGGCCCCCGCCACGGCGACGAAGCTCCGCGAGTACGTCGGCCACACCGGAATGGTCAACGGCCTCGCCGTAACGGCGGACGGCAAGTTCCTCGTCACTGGGGGCGAGGACAAGACGGTCCGGGTGTGGGACGTGGCCAGCGGCAAGCAGCTCCGCTCGTTCCAGGGGCACACGGACGGCGTGACCGCCGTCGCGGTGCGCGGCGACGGCCGGCAGCTGGCTTCGGCGTCCAACGACGGGGCCGTACGCCTGTGGGACCTGACCACCGTTGACGACCACAAGGCCCTCACGGACGCGAAGGAGTCGCTGTGGGCGCTCGCCCTCAGCCCCGACGGCAAGCACCTCGCGGCGGCCGGAGCGGACAAGACGATCCGGGTGTACGCCACCGCGACGGGCGCCCTCGAAGCGGCCCTGGACGCCGGGGCCGCGGTCACGGCGCTCGCGTTCCTGCCGGACGGCAACCGGCTGGCGGCCGGCGGCGGCGACAAGATCGTAAGGATCTGGGACGTGGCCGCCAAGAAGGTGCTGAAGGAGCTGCCCCCCAACGCCCTGGCCGTACTCGCCGTCGCCGCGAGCGACGACGGCAAGCTGGTGGCGTCCGGCTCCGCCGACGCCACCGTCCGCGGGTTCGACCCGGAGAGCGGCAAGGAGCTCTGGAAGTGGGCGGCGCGTAAAGCCGCGTGCGGGGTCGCCATCCGCAAGGGGGGCACGCACGTCGCGGTCGGCCTCGCGGACGGGACGCTGGCGCTCCTGGACGTGAGCGGGGCCGCGCCCAAGGAGCTGTCCGCACAGTTCGCGCACACGGCGGGCTGCGCGTGCGTGGCGTTCAGCCCGACCGGTCACCGGCTGGCGAGCGTCGGCGGCGACGGCGCGATCCGGGTGTGGTCGGTGGACCCGAACGGGGCGCTCGTGCAACAGCACCGCTTCGAGGGGCAGGCGACGCCGACGAGCAGCACCGGGTTCGCGCCGCTCTCGGCGGTCGGCTTCAGCCCGGACGGCCGGTTCGTGGTCGCCGGCGGCGCGGACACGGTGGTCCGCATCTGGGACGTGCAGACGAAGACCGAGGTGCGCGGCCTGCGCGGCCACACCGACTGGGTCACGGCGGTGTGCTTCACCCCCGACGGGCGGTACGTCGCCTCGGCCGCGGCGGAGAAGGACAACACGATCCGCGTCTTCGAGCTGTCGGGGCTGGACCCGTCCAGCGCCGCCGGCGGGCACATGCTCGCGGCGAACGCCGTCGCGGTCAGCCCCAACGGGAAGCTCGTGGCGACGGCCGGCAAGGACCAGACGATCAAGGTGTGGGACGTGGCAAGCGGCTCGGAGGTGGGCACCCTGGTCGGCAACGCGGAGGACCCGCTGGCGCTCGCGTTCCTGAGCGACAACGCGCTCGTGATGGGCGGGCGGCTGCCGAGCCGGTCCACCGGCCAGTTGCACTTCTGGAGCACCGCCCCGCCCCGGCTGAGCGAGTCGGTGCCGACCGGGGAGGTGTACACGATCGTCCCGACCGCCGACGGCAAAAAGATCGGCGTGTGGGCGGCCCGCCCGGCGGTGAACGACTCGCTGAGGACCAGCGCCTATGAGATCTACGACGCCAAGGGCAAGTTGCTCTCGACCTACACGGACAACAAGGGGCGGGACGTGCGGTCGGCGACGTTCACGCCGGACCTCGCGTGGGTGGTGGCCGGCGACGCCACCGGCGGCGTGCAGATTTTCGACGTGGTGAAGAACGAGCGGATCGGCGGCAACATGCCCCTGTTCGAGCGGGGCGTGGGCGACATCGGCGTGACGGCCGACAAGAAGACCATCGTGGCCACCGACGACGAGGGGCTCGTGAAGGTGACCGAGGTGAAGAACGGGAAGCTGAACGTGGTGGCGAAGGGCAAGGCGCACAAGACCGGGGTGCGGGCGCTGCTCGTGGCGCCGACCGGCAAGACGTTCTTCACGATCAGCAACGACCGCGAGCTGAAGGTCTGGTCGCTGACGGACCTGAAGGCGGACGCGCTGACCGAGCTCCGCTCGTGGACCGTCCCGGTGACGGTGAACGGCGCCGCGTACACGCCCGATGGCAAGTCGGTGGTGACCGCGAACGCCGACGGCACGGCCTACGTGCTGGAACTGCCGTGA
- a CDS encoding sigma-70 family RNA polymerase sigma factor — protein sequence MFAATARRVLSISAPLDSDSELIHRFATSRDEVAFAELVRRHGGLVRGVARRVLADPHAADDVLQATFLLLATKAGTQTWGHTVGPWLYQSAYRLARKARARQGRRSERPAPIADTPARAADPGAPLAWADVRIVLDEELGRLPAAQRDPLVLCYLEGLTRDEAAAALGCSPGELKGRLERGRKTLRGRLERRGLTLAAGLTAVLAADPRLPTAAAAEVARLAAGGATGGAVPAAVAGLLRTRAGLAVQSAALAAVLVAAALGAAEMTADGPTPPKADNPPLAAPPVAAPRPGTDAHGDPLPAGAIARLGSVRFRPGASVAALAFSPDGKQLASWGEAVYRHGQLSLWDTASGREVRSVRTSWNRFVALAWTPGGRGFVVMKSPRFVNGQPPPVPDLRVWEFTADGPAPPAPDHLFDRTILTGPVTFDAAAASPDGKRLAVAVTSDGSPGKVRVYALGPTESVAGLKPAAEFDAPPVGCKALAFTPDGKLLVGVGPAAPDNKAKDAGTMIVWDAKTGTIARTIAAPAGAAQWKEFNFATTTDRVAVGLGTGDTFVADLRTGTGRTVATGHKAPEASADLGVLALDFAPDGRTLVTAGMGGMVRLWDRAGTKVREFGPHRSWTQAVAFAAGGTRLASGGSDGVIRTWDTTTGKEVGPSGGLPGSVRVLSVSADGATALTESRDEILRVWDARTGVLRRQIPTGGAVAACQLTPDGTRAVALVSGAPDQKLKVWDAATGADVTPVGFPKTIAAGGFQFTPDGAGVLTHVGDQLAAWAWPGGKSSAGPSGTKLWAAEIPKPVKGIYAIDGVTISPDGRHFVTAAVRSWENNSAEGMVDLWDLKTGKRIRRVAEGPSRPAVYARDGGLIVTGATGAVIPSAAGRSATVSADVVVVDPPTGVILREFAPSGRPDGLPSSGYSVVLSADGKVLFRSTAVGEVQAFEVATGQFRAAWPGHRDILFLLAAPAADVRRLVSGSADTTGLVWDVGFAVATPVPLAPERRAALWEDLAAGDAGKGYAAMRALAADPVGFVALAGEKVTPTPPGPSAAEMAAILRDLNSETFATREAASAKLDRCGESAVPLIRVELGKEESAEGRARLLRFLARHTGPPTSGDQLRRLRVVEVLEHLGTVDARRVLTALARGGPSRQTADAAAALERLRGRP from the coding sequence ATGTTTGCCGCAACAGCCCGCCGCGTACTGAGCATTTCCGCCCCCCTCGATTCCGACAGCGAGTTGATCCACCGGTTCGCCACCTCCCGCGACGAAGTGGCGTTCGCCGAACTCGTCCGCCGACACGGCGGGCTCGTCCGCGGGGTGGCCCGGCGCGTGCTCGCCGACCCGCACGCGGCCGACGACGTGCTCCAGGCCACGTTCCTCCTTCTCGCCACGAAGGCCGGCACGCAGACGTGGGGCCACACGGTCGGCCCGTGGCTGTACCAGTCGGCCTACCGACTGGCCCGGAAAGCCCGCGCCCGCCAAGGTCGCCGCTCGGAACGCCCGGCCCCGATAGCTGACACCCCCGCGCGGGCGGCCGATCCGGGCGCACCGCTCGCGTGGGCCGACGTCCGGATCGTGCTGGACGAGGAACTCGGCCGACTGCCGGCCGCCCAGCGGGACCCGCTGGTCCTGTGCTACCTCGAAGGGCTCACCCGTGACGAGGCCGCCGCGGCGCTGGGGTGTTCGCCGGGCGAACTGAAGGGCCGGCTGGAGCGGGGACGGAAGACGCTCCGCGGGCGGTTGGAGCGGCGCGGGCTGACCCTCGCGGCCGGACTGACCGCGGTCCTGGCGGCCGACCCGCGCCTGCCGACGGCGGCCGCCGCCGAAGTCGCCCGACTGGCCGCCGGGGGCGCGACCGGCGGGGCGGTCCCCGCCGCGGTCGCCGGCCTCCTCCGCACCCGAGCTGGTCTCGCCGTGCAATCCGCCGCGCTGGCCGCGGTCCTCGTTGCGGCGGCCCTCGGTGCGGCGGAGATGACCGCGGACGGGCCGACTCCACCAAAGGCCGACAACCCGCCGCTGGCCGCTCCGCCGGTCGCCGCCCCGCGCCCCGGTACCGACGCACACGGCGACCCGCTCCCCGCGGGGGCGATCGCCCGACTCGGTTCGGTCCGCTTTCGCCCCGGGGCATCGGTGGCGGCTCTTGCGTTTTCGCCGGACGGGAAGCAGCTCGCATCGTGGGGCGAGGCCGTGTACCGACACGGCCAGCTCAGCCTGTGGGACACGGCCAGCGGGCGCGAGGTGCGGTCCGTCCGGACGTCGTGGAACCGGTTCGTCGCCCTCGCCTGGACCCCGGGCGGTCGGGGGTTCGTGGTCATGAAGTCTCCCAGGTTCGTGAACGGCCAACCGCCCCCCGTCCCCGACCTGCGGGTGTGGGAGTTCACGGCCGACGGCCCGGCGCCGCCCGCGCCCGACCACCTCTTCGATCGAACAATCTTGACCGGGCCGGTGACGTTCGACGCGGCGGCCGCGTCCCCGGACGGGAAGCGGTTGGCGGTCGCCGTCACGAGCGACGGGAGCCCGGGCAAGGTGCGGGTGTACGCCCTCGGGCCGACCGAGTCGGTCGCCGGGCTGAAGCCGGCCGCCGAGTTCGACGCCCCGCCCGTCGGGTGTAAAGCCCTCGCGTTCACCCCGGACGGCAAGCTCCTCGTCGGCGTGGGGCCGGCCGCGCCCGACAACAAGGCCAAAGACGCCGGAACGATGATCGTGTGGGACGCGAAGACCGGGACCATCGCCCGCACGATCGCCGCCCCGGCCGGCGCAGCCCAGTGGAAGGAGTTTAACTTTGCAACGACGACCGACCGGGTCGCGGTCGGGCTGGGGACGGGAGACACGTTCGTCGCCGACCTCCGGACCGGGACCGGGCGGACGGTCGCGACCGGGCACAAGGCGCCGGAGGCCAGCGCGGATCTCGGGGTGCTCGCCCTCGACTTCGCCCCGGATGGTCGGACCCTGGTCACGGCCGGCATGGGCGGAATGGTCCGGCTGTGGGACCGGGCCGGGACGAAGGTCCGGGAGTTCGGCCCGCACCGGAGCTGGACACAGGCGGTCGCGTTCGCGGCCGGCGGGACCCGGCTGGCGAGCGGCGGGTCGGACGGCGTGATCCGGACCTGGGACACGACCACCGGGAAGGAAGTCGGCCCGTCCGGCGGGCTGCCGGGGTCCGTCCGGGTACTCTCGGTATCGGCCGACGGGGCGACCGCGTTGACGGAGAGCAGGGACGAGATCCTGCGGGTGTGGGACGCCCGGACGGGCGTCCTGCGCCGCCAGATCCCGACCGGTGGCGCGGTCGCCGCGTGCCAACTGACCCCCGATGGGACACGGGCGGTGGCTCTCGTCTCGGGGGCGCCGGACCAGAAGTTGAAAGTCTGGGACGCGGCCACCGGGGCGGACGTGACCCCGGTCGGGTTCCCGAAGACGATCGCCGCGGGCGGGTTTCAGTTCACCCCGGATGGGGCCGGGGTGCTGACCCACGTCGGGGACCAACTGGCGGCGTGGGCGTGGCCCGGCGGGAAGTCATCCGCCGGACCCAGCGGGACGAAACTGTGGGCGGCGGAGATCCCCAAACCGGTCAAGGGCATCTACGCGATCGACGGGGTCACGATTTCACCAGACGGCCGGCACTTCGTCACCGCCGCGGTCCGGTCCTGGGAAAACAACTCGGCCGAGGGGATGGTAGACCTCTGGGACCTGAAAACCGGGAAGCGCATCCGGCGGGTGGCGGAGGGGCCGTCCCGCCCGGCCGTCTACGCACGGGACGGGGGCCTGATCGTGACCGGGGCGACCGGGGCGGTCATTCCGTCCGCCGCGGGCCGGTCGGCAACGGTCTCGGCGGACGTCGTCGTCGTGGACCCGCCGACCGGGGTGATCCTCCGGGAGTTCGCCCCGTCCGGACGCCCGGACGGTCTGCCGAGCAGCGGATACTCGGTCGTGCTCTCGGCCGATGGCAAGGTCTTGTTCCGCTCGACGGCGGTGGGCGAGGTGCAGGCGTTCGAGGTGGCGACCGGGCAGTTCCGGGCGGCGTGGCCCGGCCACCGGGACATCCTCTTCTTGCTGGCCGCACCGGCGGCGGACGTCCGGCGGTTGGTGTCCGGGTCGGCCGATACGACCGGGCTCGTTTGGGACGTCGGGTTCGCGGTAGCGACGCCGGTTCCACTGGCCCCGGAGCGGCGGGCAGCGCTGTGGGAGGATCTCGCGGCGGGCGACGCCGGGAAGGGGTACGCGGCGATGCGGGCGCTGGCGGCCGACCCGGTCGGTTTCGTGGCGCTGGCGGGCGAGAAGGTCACCCCGACCCCGCCCGGCCCGTCGGCGGCCGAAATGGCGGCGATCCTCCGGGATCTGAACAGCGAGACGTTCGCGACCCGCGAGGCCGCCTCGGCGAAGCTCGACCGGTGCGGGGAGTCTGCCGTCCCGCTGATCCGGGTGGAACTCGGGAAGGAAGAGTCGGCCGAGGGGCGGGCCCGGTTGCTCCGGTTCTTGGCCCGGCACACCGGGCCGCCCACCAGTGGTGATCAGCTCCGCCGGTTGCGAGTGGTCGAGGTGCTGGAGCACCTCGGCACGGTGGACGCGCGACGGGTGCTGACCGCGCTCGCCCGGGGCGGCCCGTCGCGGCAGACGGCCGACGCGGCGGCGGCCCTCGAGCGGCTGCGGGGACGACCTTGA
- a CDS encoding alginate export family protein → MFRFKYGAARAGALAAVLGTGGAALAQDPAVPMTLPVPVSTAPAVPDAPPGPPGAQPAQPGAPAAAEPAPPACTTCESVFDWKKVPRVRPTPRAGFFPVPPTGPGYYSALDLLRGQALEAPPKYPYPRTSAILPSFFDVDNFAYLDDPKNTEHDFFDPLKRVHLGDNWLFTTGGEFRTRYENGYNDRLTKTDNVYQLTRTRVYADLWYRDDFRVFAEYIGAWSAYQDLAPLPIDQQKSGIQNLFADVKIADLGGDPVYVRGGRQELLFGSQRLVSTLDWANTRRTFQGVRGFRQTEKWDFDVFWVQPVVPNTNRPAAAADANKFDSVDYHQNFVGAWGTYRPKKGQVVDLYYLMLDDTNTYSVLGLPRGNFTRHTTGGRYAGNEGNFLFDTEAALQFGSQNGRDVFAAMATHGVGYNFKDTTWSPTVWAYYDYASGGNPTNGSGTDHTFNQLFPFGHYYMGWIDAVGRQNIHDLNFHLYLYPTKWLTAWVQYHNFWLADKKDALYNTAGNPIRYDPTGRSGSYVGQEVDYVFNFHLSKHADVLTGYCALYGGEFLKNTASKTNAVNSGLFFLQFSYKW, encoded by the coding sequence ATGTTTCGATTCAAGTACGGGGCCGCTCGAGCCGGCGCGCTCGCGGCCGTGCTGGGTACAGGCGGTGCGGCCCTGGCACAAGATCCGGCCGTCCCGATGACCCTGCCCGTTCCGGTTTCCACCGCGCCGGCTGTTCCGGACGCGCCACCGGGTCCGCCCGGGGCGCAGCCCGCGCAACCGGGCGCACCGGCCGCGGCCGAGCCGGCCCCGCCCGCCTGCACAACGTGCGAATCTGTGTTCGATTGGAAGAAGGTGCCGCGCGTCCGGCCGACGCCCCGGGCCGGCTTCTTCCCGGTGCCGCCGACCGGGCCGGGGTACTATTCCGCGCTCGACCTGCTCCGCGGGCAGGCACTGGAGGCCCCGCCGAAGTACCCGTACCCGCGGACCAGCGCCATCTTACCGAGCTTTTTCGACGTAGATAATTTTGCCTACCTGGACGACCCGAAGAACACCGAACACGACTTTTTCGATCCGCTGAAGCGGGTCCACCTCGGCGACAACTGGCTGTTCACCACCGGCGGCGAGTTCCGCACCCGGTACGAGAACGGGTACAACGACCGGCTCACCAAAACGGACAACGTCTACCAGTTGACCCGCACCCGCGTGTACGCGGACCTGTGGTACCGTGACGACTTCCGCGTCTTCGCGGAGTACATCGGCGCCTGGTCGGCGTACCAGGACCTCGCCCCGCTGCCCATCGACCAGCAGAAATCGGGCATCCAGAACCTGTTCGCGGACGTCAAGATCGCCGACCTCGGCGGCGACCCGGTGTACGTTCGGGGCGGGCGGCAGGAGCTGCTGTTCGGCTCGCAGCGGCTCGTCTCGACCCTCGACTGGGCCAACACCCGGCGCACGTTCCAGGGCGTACGCGGGTTCCGGCAGACCGAGAAATGGGACTTCGACGTGTTCTGGGTCCAGCCGGTGGTTCCGAACACGAACCGGCCGGCCGCGGCGGCGGACGCGAACAAGTTCGACTCGGTGGACTACCACCAGAACTTCGTCGGCGCGTGGGGCACGTACCGGCCGAAAAAGGGCCAGGTGGTGGACCTGTATTACCTCATGCTCGACGACACCAACACGTACTCGGTGCTCGGCCTCCCGCGGGGCAACTTCACCCGCCACACCACCGGCGGGCGGTACGCGGGGAACGAGGGCAACTTCCTGTTCGACACGGAGGCGGCCCTGCAGTTCGGCAGCCAGAACGGGCGGGACGTGTTCGCCGCCATGGCCACACACGGGGTGGGGTACAACTTCAAGGACACCACGTGGTCGCCGACCGTGTGGGCCTACTACGACTACGCCAGCGGCGGCAACCCGACGAACGGGAGCGGGACCGACCACACGTTCAACCAGTTGTTCCCGTTCGGGCACTATTACATGGGGTGGATCGACGCGGTCGGCCGGCAGAACATCCACGACCTGAACTTCCACCTGTACCTGTACCCGACGAAGTGGCTGACCGCGTGGGTGCAGTACCACAACTTCTGGCTCGCGGACAAAAAGGACGCGCTGTACAACACGGCCGGGAACCCGATCCGGTACGACCCGACCGGCCGGTCCGGTTCGTACGTCGGCCAGGAGGTCGACTACGTGTTCAACTTCCACCTCTCGAAGCACGCGGACGTCCTGACCGGCTACTGCGCCTTGTACGGGGGCGAGTTCCTGAAAAACACGGCGAGCAAGACGAACGCGGTGAACAGCGGGCTGTTCTTCCTCCAGTTCAGCTACAAATGGTGA
- a CDS encoding NADAR family protein translates to MPDQPPRAIHFYSTSGEYGCFSNFSRHPIFLRGKKWPTSEHFFQAMKFPGTEHEEAVRRAKRPMEAASMGRDRKRPLRRDWESVKDQIMLEAVRAKFAQHEDLKAVLLGTGDAELVEHTANDSYWGDGGDGSGANRLGQVLMRVRDELRAAEQNRPPE, encoded by the coding sequence ATGCCCGACCAGCCCCCGCGCGCGATCCACTTCTACTCCACGTCCGGCGAGTACGGCTGCTTTTCGAACTTCTCCCGGCACCCGATCTTCCTTCGGGGGAAGAAGTGGCCGACCAGCGAACACTTCTTCCAGGCGATGAAGTTTCCGGGCACCGAACACGAGGAGGCCGTGCGGCGCGCCAAACGGCCGATGGAGGCCGCCAGTATGGGGCGCGACCGCAAGCGCCCGCTCCGCCGGGACTGGGAGAGCGTCAAGGACCAGATCATGCTGGAAGCGGTGCGGGCGAAGTTCGCGCAGCACGAGGATTTGAAAGCGGTCCTGCTCGGGACCGGGGACGCGGAACTCGTCGAACACACCGCGAACGACTCGTACTGGGGCGACGGCGGGGACGGGTCCGGCGCGAACCGGCTGGGGCAGGTCCTGATGCGGGTCCGGGACGAGTTGCGGGCCGCGGAACAGAACCGGCCGCCGGAGTGA
- a CDS encoding inorganic diphosphatase: protein MFARRDYIRDYMMIPPGTGEAAVVNVIVEIPKGKRNKFEVDKVTGLIKLDRYLYSSAVYPGDYGFIPQTLAEDGDPLDALVMVNEATFSGCLIEARVVGIFRMKDKGANDFKVLAVPHKDPLFSHIKRLEDVPTHFVREVEFFFTTYKQLEGVSVEPLGWASGEEGTAEVRLSVDRFRASLGNVRD from the coding sequence ATGTTTGCCCGCCGCGACTACATCCGCGACTACATGATGATCCCGCCCGGCACCGGCGAGGCGGCGGTCGTGAACGTGATCGTCGAGATCCCCAAAGGAAAGCGGAACAAGTTCGAGGTGGACAAGGTCACCGGCCTCATCAAGCTCGACCGCTACCTCTACAGCTCCGCCGTGTACCCCGGCGACTACGGGTTCATCCCGCAGACGCTCGCCGAGGACGGCGACCCGCTCGACGCGCTCGTGATGGTGAACGAGGCGACGTTCTCCGGGTGCCTCATCGAGGCCCGCGTGGTCGGCATCTTCCGCATGAAGGACAAGGGGGCGAACGACTTCAAGGTGCTGGCCGTGCCGCACAAGGACCCGCTGTTTTCGCACATCAAGCGGCTCGAAGACGTGCCCACGCACTTCGTTCGCGAGGTGGAGTTCTTCTTCACCACGTACAAGCAACTCGAGGGCGTTTCGGTCGAGCCGCTGGGCTGGGCATCGGGCGAGGAGGGGACCGCCGAGGTGCGACTGTCCGTGGACCGGTTCCGGGCGTCGCTCGGCAACGTCCGCGACTGA
- a CDS encoding aldose 1-epimerase: MPRAIAAIVLLVVTGPPARAEDFPHAVIKNEKLTFTLYDADASKGFYRGTRFDHAGVFGSVEFAGHKVFGPWKGTHDPANHDDIVGPCEEFGIDTPLGYDAAKAGGTFLKIGVGELEKPKEAKYSFAHKYKIVAPVVWERRPIDPEADFVGEIPRGARDQIWRTGQKANGYAYSYSKVVYAAGATIGLTHRLKNTGEKRIVTDCYNHNFFNVDGDPVGPNYSLVFSFEPKAKDLKGKFGDLVELKGNEFRFKDTLPNGADLMATLTGFDAKEKKPWFEMRHAPSGVRVKVECDYPLAKFNVWGIKPTICPEPYLAIDLKPGEEVKWSVTYTFTHDLPKK, encoded by the coding sequence ATGCCCCGTGCAATTGCCGCGATCGTTTTGTTGGTTGTGACCGGCCCGCCCGCCCGCGCGGAGGACTTCCCGCACGCCGTCATCAAGAACGAGAAACTGACGTTCACGCTGTACGACGCGGACGCATCGAAGGGCTTTTACCGCGGCACGCGGTTCGACCACGCGGGCGTGTTCGGAAGCGTGGAGTTCGCCGGGCACAAGGTCTTCGGCCCGTGGAAGGGGACCCACGACCCGGCCAACCACGACGACATCGTCGGCCCGTGCGAGGAGTTCGGCATCGACACGCCGCTCGGTTACGACGCGGCGAAGGCGGGCGGGACGTTCCTCAAAATCGGCGTGGGCGAACTGGAGAAGCCGAAAGAGGCGAAGTACAGCTTCGCGCACAAGTACAAGATCGTGGCGCCGGTCGTATGGGAGCGGAGGCCCATCGATCCGGAGGCGGATTTCGTCGGCGAAATCCCCCGGGGGGCGCGCGACCAAATTTGGCGCACCGGGCAGAAGGCCAACGGGTACGCCTACTCGTACTCCAAGGTCGTCTACGCGGCCGGTGCGACCATCGGCCTGACGCACCGGCTCAAGAACACGGGCGAGAAGCGGATCGTCACGGACTGTTACAACCACAACTTCTTCAACGTGGACGGCGACCCGGTCGGGCCGAACTACTCGCTCGTGTTCTCGTTTGAGCCCAAGGCGAAAGACCTGAAGGGCAAGTTCGGCGATTTGGTCGAGTTGAAGGGCAACGAGTTCCGCTTCAAGGACACGTTGCCGAACGGCGCGGACCTGATGGCGACACTCACCGGCTTCGACGCGAAGGAAAAGAAGCCGTGGTTCGAGATGCGGCACGCGCCGAGCGGGGTGCGTGTAAAAGTCGAGTGCGATTACCCGCTCGCGAAGTTCAACGTGTGGGGCATCAAACCGACCATCTGTCCGGAGCCTTATTTGGCGATCGACCTGAAGCCCGGAGAAGAGGTGAAGTGGAGCGTCACCTACACGTTCACACACGATCTGCCGAAGAAGTGA
- a CDS encoding Hsp20/alpha crystallin family protein has protein sequence MTRNRRHPFGVLLNEVSAVGDEFAAMFGRLSQPEAAAFPLNVWQDENAIYVEGDLPGVDRATLDVTVTGGDQLVIRAERPAPNPGEGAAWLRRERPVGRFARALALPLTVDAEKVEATYTNGVLKVTLPKIAAVKPRTVPVKVGE, from the coding sequence ATGACACGGAACCGCCGTCACCCGTTCGGGGTGCTGTTGAACGAAGTGAGCGCCGTCGGCGACGAGTTCGCCGCCATGTTCGGGCGCCTGTCTCAGCCGGAAGCCGCCGCGTTCCCGCTGAACGTGTGGCAGGACGAGAACGCCATTTACGTCGAGGGGGACCTTCCGGGCGTCGATCGGGCGACACTGGACGTGACGGTGACCGGGGGCGACCAGCTCGTCATCCGCGCCGAACGGCCGGCCCCGAACCCCGGCGAGGGTGCCGCGTGGTTGCGGCGGGAGCGCCCCGTGGGCCGCTTCGCTCGCGCCCTGGCCCTCCCGCTCACGGTGGATGCGGAGAAGGTGGAAGCCACTTACACCAACGGCGTGCTGAAGGTGACACTGCCCAAGATCGCCGCCGTCAAGCCGCGCACCGTGCCGGTCAAGGTCGGCGAGTAA